From one Micromonospora siamensis genomic stretch:
- a CDS encoding GNAT family N-acetyltransferase: MSRRLVSLTLDTLEDLPRPCRRCVFWELDPVSAERACAAGDPGLEKEAWVSQTLLEWGSCGKLAYVDGMPAGFVMYAPPAYVPRSMAFPTSPVSADAALLMTAHVVPAFAGGGLGRMLVQGVARDLTKRGIKAIEAFGDAKFGDVDDLVGGCVAPADFFLSVGFKTVRPHPRHPRLRLELRTALSWKSDVEYALEKLLGSMSPETLLRPVRPAPATRSTTG; this comes from the coding sequence ATGTCGCGACGTCTGGTCAGCCTGACCCTCGACACGTTGGAGGATCTGCCTCGTCCGTGCCGGCGCTGCGTCTTCTGGGAGCTTGATCCGGTTTCCGCCGAGCGGGCCTGCGCGGCCGGCGACCCGGGGCTGGAGAAGGAGGCCTGGGTCTCCCAGACGCTGCTGGAGTGGGGTTCCTGCGGCAAGCTGGCGTACGTCGACGGCATGCCCGCCGGTTTCGTCATGTACGCCCCACCCGCCTACGTCCCCCGCTCGATGGCGTTTCCCACCTCTCCGGTCTCCGCCGACGCGGCGCTGCTGATGACGGCGCACGTGGTTCCGGCGTTCGCCGGCGGCGGGTTGGGCCGGATGCTGGTCCAGGGCGTCGCCCGGGATCTCACCAAGCGTGGCATCAAGGCGATCGAGGCGTTCGGCGACGCGAAGTTCGGCGACGTGGACGACCTGGTGGGCGGCTGTGTCGCCCCGGCCGACTTCTTCCTGTCGGTGGGCTTCAAGACGGTCCGCCCGCACCCCCGCCACCCCCGGCTGCGGCTGGAGCTGCGGACGGCGCTGTCCTGGAAGTCCGACGTCGAGTACGCGCTGGAGAAGCTGCTCGGCTCGATGAGCCCGGAGACCCTGCTCCGCCCGGTACGCCCGGCCCCGGCCACCCGCTCCACCACCGGCTGA
- a CDS encoding N-acetylmuramoyl-L-alanine amidase, giving the protein MRPIRPGDRGPAVTEIRTVLTGLDLLAPATGGDCDDFDPATERAVRAFQQSRGLSVDGRVGAETWRALDQARWRLGARTLYHAVPEPLTGEDVRSLQERLLEMGYDVGRADAIYGVRTARAVAQFQREVGLKPDGSCGPYTMGALRRLGRKVVGGRPQWLRESDAIRQSGPTLVGRTVVIDPGHGGTDPGQVVPDGPLRWTEADLVHDLASRLEGRLAASGVRVQLTRGPAPRTCLPDADRAELANSLGADVFISLHTDGHANPTAEGVATYHYGTTDNGVTSATGERLAGLVQREIVARTGLRDCRTHAKTWDLLRLTRMPAVRVEVGYLTSPADRARLVDPRFRDRVAEAIVAAVQRMYLPDERDVPTGSIDVSELRAVVTAGTVVD; this is encoded by the coding sequence GTGCGTCCCATCCGACCCGGTGACCGTGGACCGGCGGTGACGGAGATCCGTACCGTCCTGACCGGCCTCGACCTGCTCGCCCCGGCCACCGGCGGGGACTGCGACGACTTCGACCCGGCGACCGAGCGGGCCGTCCGCGCCTTCCAGCAGTCGCGCGGGCTCAGCGTCGACGGGCGGGTCGGCGCGGAGACCTGGCGGGCGCTCGACCAGGCCCGCTGGCGGCTCGGCGCCCGCACCCTCTACCACGCGGTGCCCGAGCCGCTCACCGGCGAGGACGTCCGGTCGCTCCAGGAGCGGCTGCTGGAGATGGGGTACGACGTGGGCCGCGCCGACGCGATCTACGGCGTACGCACCGCCCGGGCCGTGGCGCAGTTCCAGCGGGAGGTGGGCCTGAAGCCGGACGGGTCGTGCGGGCCGTACACGATGGGGGCGCTGCGCCGGCTCGGCCGCAAGGTGGTCGGCGGCCGGCCGCAGTGGCTGCGCGAGTCCGACGCGATCCGGCAGTCCGGTCCCACCCTGGTCGGCCGGACCGTGGTGATCGACCCGGGCCACGGCGGCACCGACCCCGGCCAGGTGGTCCCCGACGGTCCGCTGCGCTGGACCGAGGCGGACCTGGTGCACGACCTGGCCAGCCGGCTGGAGGGGCGGCTGGCGGCCTCCGGCGTACGCGTGCAGCTCACCCGCGGCCCGGCGCCCCGCACCTGCCTGCCGGACGCCGACCGGGCGGAACTGGCCAACTCGCTCGGCGCCGACGTGTTCATCTCGCTGCACACCGACGGGCACGCCAACCCGACCGCCGAGGGGGTGGCCACCTACCACTACGGGACGACCGACAACGGGGTCACCTCGGCGACCGGTGAGCGGCTCGCCGGGCTGGTGCAGCGGGAGATCGTCGCCCGCACCGGGCTGCGCGACTGCCGCACCCACGCCAAGACCTGGGACCTGCTGCGGTTGACCCGGATGCCCGCGGTCCGCGTCGAGGTCGGCTACCTCACCTCGCCCGCCGACCGGGCCCGCCTGGTCGACCCCCGGTTCCGGGACCGGGTGGCCGAGGCGATCGTCGCCGCCGTGCAGCGGATGTACCTGCCGGACGAGCGGGACGTGCCGACCGGCTCGATCGACGTGAGCGAGCTGCGCGCGGTGGTCACCGCCGGCACGGTGGTCGACTGA